In Saccharothrix syringae, the following are encoded in one genomic region:
- a CDS encoding histidine phosphatase family protein → MTSHVYLLRHGQTEWSESGRHTGRTDIPLTDTGVQQARRAGAVLARLRATDRPPALVLASPRRRAWRTAELAGLHEVERTEDVREWDYGDFEGLTTPQIRETVPGWTVWTHPSPNGETERQVHERATAVLDRARRALAGGDVVIVGHGHFSRVLIAAWLGLPPNQGVHFGLDPAGTTVLGDERGDPQVRRLNVPAWEVGVD, encoded by the coding sequence GTGACGTCACACGTCTACCTGCTCCGCCACGGCCAGACCGAGTGGTCCGAGAGCGGCCGCCACACCGGGCGCACCGACATCCCGCTCACCGACACCGGCGTGCAGCAGGCCCGCCGCGCGGGTGCGGTGCTCGCCCGGCTGCGCGCCACGGACCGGCCGCCCGCCCTCGTGCTCGCCAGCCCGCGCCGGCGGGCCTGGCGCACCGCCGAGCTGGCCGGGCTGCACGAGGTCGAGCGGACCGAGGACGTGCGCGAGTGGGACTACGGCGACTTCGAGGGCCTGACCACCCCGCAGATCCGCGAGACCGTCCCCGGCTGGACCGTGTGGACGCACCCGTCGCCCAACGGCGAGACCGAGCGGCAGGTGCACGAGCGCGCGACCGCCGTGCTCGACCGGGCCCGCCGGGCCCTCGCGGGCGGTGACGTGGTGATCGTCGGCCACGGCCACTTCAGCCGCGTGCTCATCGCCGCCTGGCTGGGCCTCCCGCCGAACCAGGGCGTGCACTTCGGGCTGGACCCGGCGGGCACCACCGTCCTGGGCGACGAGCGCGGCGACCCCCAGGTGCGCCGGCTCAACGTCCCGGCCTGGGAGGTCGGCGTTGACTGA
- a CDS encoding GNAT family N-acetyltransferase, with protein MTDPRVRRAHPDDVPAIVGLVEELAEYERLRHECLITAEQLHDALFRPGAALFGHVAEEGGLVVGTALWFLNFSTWRGEHGIYLEDLYVQPAHRGSGLGRALLQALAEECVERGYARLEWSVLDWNAPSIGFYKSLGAVPLDEWTVFRLTDDALTQLGQAG; from the coding sequence TTGACTGACCCGCGCGTGCGCCGCGCCCACCCGGACGACGTGCCGGCGATCGTGGGCCTGGTCGAGGAGCTGGCCGAGTACGAGCGCCTGCGCCACGAGTGCCTGATCACCGCCGAGCAGCTGCACGACGCCCTGTTCCGGCCCGGCGCCGCCCTCTTCGGGCACGTGGCCGAGGAGGGCGGCCTGGTCGTCGGCACCGCCCTGTGGTTCCTGAACTTCTCCACCTGGCGCGGCGAGCACGGCATCTACCTGGAGGACCTCTACGTCCAGCCCGCCCACCGCGGTTCCGGGCTGGGCCGCGCCCTCCTCCAGGCCCTGGCCGAGGAGTGCGTCGAGCGCGGCTACGCCCGCCTGGAGTGGTCGGTGCTCGACTGGAACGCCCCGTCGATCGGCTTCTACAAGTCCCTCGGCGCGGTGCCGCTGGACGAGTGGACCGTCTTCCGCCTCACCGACGACGCCCTCACCCAACTGGGGCAGGCCGGCTGA